One window of the Pseudomonas lurida genome contains the following:
- the ptrR gene encoding putrescine utilization regulator PtrR, which produces MDLVQLEIFKAVAEQGSISAAAQLIHRVPSNLTTRIKQLEQDLGVDLFIREKSRLRLSPAGWNFLSYARRILDLVQEARATVAGEEPQGAFALGSLESTAAVRIPALLAAYNQKHAKVELDLSTGPSGTMIEGVLSGRLTAAFVDGPVLHSTLEGVAVFEEEMVVIAPLHHAPINRGQDVNGENIYTFRSNCSYRHHFERWFSQDSAVPGKIFEIESYHGMLACVSAGAGLALMPRSMLENMPGFAAVSVWPLTDNFRILNTWLIWRRGTVSQSLNCFVKLLEERVTPL; this is translated from the coding sequence TTGGATCTGGTGCAGCTGGAAATCTTCAAGGCCGTTGCCGAGCAAGGCAGCATCAGCGCCGCCGCGCAGTTGATTCATCGGGTGCCGTCGAACCTCACCACGCGGATCAAGCAGCTTGAGCAGGACCTGGGCGTAGACTTGTTTATCCGCGAGAAAAGCCGCCTGCGCCTGTCACCGGCCGGGTGGAATTTCCTCAGCTACGCGCGGCGTATCCTCGACCTGGTGCAGGAAGCCCGGGCGACGGTGGCGGGGGAGGAGCCTCAGGGCGCGTTTGCCCTTGGTTCGCTGGAGAGCACCGCTGCCGTGCGCATACCTGCGTTGCTGGCGGCGTATAACCAGAAGCACGCCAAGGTCGAGCTGGACCTGAGCACCGGGCCCTCGGGCACCATGATCGAAGGTGTCTTGTCGGGGCGGCTGACGGCGGCCTTTGTCGACGGGCCGGTGCTGCATTCCACCCTGGAAGGCGTGGCGGTGTTTGAAGAGGAAATGGTGGTGATTGCGCCGCTGCATCACGCGCCGATCAACCGCGGCCAGGATGTGAATGGCGAGAACATCTACACCTTTCGCTCCAACTGCTCGTACCGGCATCACTTTGAGCGCTGGTTTTCACAGGACAGCGCGGTACCGGGCAAGATCTTCGAGATCGAGTCCTATCACGGCATGCTTGCGTGCGTCAGCGCCGGGGCGGGGCTGGCGCTGATGCCGCGCAGCATGCTGGAGAACATGCCGGGGTTCGCGGCAGTGAGTGTGTGGCCGCTGACGGATAACTTCCGGATCTTGAATACCTGGCTGATCTGGCGGCGGGGGACGGTGTCGCAGAGTTTGAACTGTTTTGTGAAGTTGCTCGAAGAGCGTGTCACTCCCCTGTAG
- a CDS encoding aldehyde dehydrogenase family protein translates to MNATTHALSINPANGETVGSYPYETEQQLDAALDRATSAFRTWRRQPVSQRAELLLALACALREQGEDMAQMITLEMGKPIAQARAEIEKCAQLSEWYAAHGPAMLAPEPTLVDNGSAQIEYRPLGPIFAVMPWNFPVWQVLRGAVPTMLAGNTYVLKHAPNVMGSAYLIQQAFHKAGFAKGLFEVVNVTNDGVSNAIADPRIAAVTLTGSVRAGIAIGSQAGAALKKCVLELGGSDPFIVLNDADLDAAVQAALIGRFQNSGQVCAAAKRLIIEEGVVEAFTAKFLEASRAMVMGDPTSTATYIGPMARFDLRDELHDQVQATLEEGATLLLGGNKVQGAGNYYEPTVLANVTDQMTSFKQELFGPVASIITARDADHAVALANDSEFGLTASIFTTDPAKARDIADQLETGGIFVNAFSVSDPRVAFGGIKKSGFGRELSHFGVREFCNAQTVWVDRK, encoded by the coding sequence ATGAACGCAACTACCCACGCCCTCTCCATCAACCCAGCCAACGGCGAGACGGTCGGCAGCTATCCCTACGAAACCGAGCAACAACTGGACGCCGCCCTCGACCGCGCCACCAGCGCCTTCCGCACGTGGCGCCGCCAGCCAGTGAGCCAGCGCGCCGAATTGCTGCTGGCGCTGGCCTGCGCCCTGCGCGAGCAAGGCGAAGACATGGCACAGATGATCACCCTGGAAATGGGCAAACCCATCGCCCAGGCCCGTGCCGAAATCGAAAAATGCGCACAACTGAGCGAATGGTACGCCGCCCACGGCCCGGCCATGCTTGCGCCGGAACCCACCCTGGTGGACAACGGCAGCGCCCAGATCGAGTACCGCCCGCTGGGCCCTATCTTTGCGGTAATGCCGTGGAACTTCCCGGTGTGGCAAGTGCTGCGCGGTGCGGTGCCGACCATGCTGGCCGGCAACACGTACGTGCTCAAACACGCACCGAACGTGATGGGCAGCGCTTACCTGATCCAGCAAGCCTTCCACAAAGCCGGTTTCGCCAAAGGCCTGTTTGAAGTAGTCAACGTGACCAACGACGGCGTGTCCAACGCTATCGCAGACCCGCGCATCGCCGCCGTTACCCTTACCGGCAGCGTACGTGCTGGTATCGCCATTGGCTCCCAGGCCGGCGCCGCGCTAAAAAAATGCGTGCTGGAACTGGGCGGCTCCGACCCGTTCATCGTGCTCAACGACGCCGACCTCGATGCAGCAGTGCAAGCCGCCCTGATCGGTCGTTTCCAGAACAGCGGCCAGGTCTGCGCCGCCGCCAAGCGCCTGATCATCGAGGAAGGCGTGGTGGAAGCCTTCACCGCGAAATTCCTGGAAGCCAGCCGTGCGATGGTGATGGGCGACCCGACGTCGACCGCGACCTACATCGGCCCGATGGCGCGTTTCGACCTGCGCGACGAGCTGCACGACCAGGTACAGGCCACGCTGGAAGAAGGTGCGACCCTGCTGTTGGGCGGCAATAAAGTGCAAGGCGCCGGCAACTATTACGAACCCACCGTACTGGCCAACGTCACCGACCAGATGACCTCGTTCAAACAGGAACTGTTCGGCCCGGTCGCCTCGATCATCACCGCCCGCGACGCCGACCACGCCGTGGCCCTGGCAAATGACAGCGAGTTCGGCCTCACGGCCAGCATCTTCACCACCGACCCGGCAAAGGCTCGCGATATCGCTGACCAGCTGGAAACCGGCGGCATCTTCGTCAACGCCTTCAGCGTCTCCGACCCTCGGGTGGCGTTTGGTGGAATCAAGAAGAGCGGTTTCGGACGAGAGTTATCGCACTTTGGCGTACGGGAATTCTGCAACGCACAGACGGTGTGGGTGGATCGCAAGTAA